In the Balearica regulorum gibbericeps isolate bBalReg1 chromosome 3, bBalReg1.pri, whole genome shotgun sequence genome, AATGTTTGATTTACTTGGAGATTTCCATGACAGAGGACAGTACTTGATGTCTTAGGCCAGTGTAAGAGCAGGAGCagtgttttctcctctgctgagAGTTTGggtgacagaaaagcaaaccttCCTCTGGAGCACAAGAGGATTTTTGTCTGGAGGCTTTATGCCAGGAAGCCCAGGATTACCAAGATGGTTTCTTCAGGGCATTAATGCAACATTGGTCTTCCAGTGTCCCTGCAGAGCAAGTTACTGCTGCGCTGAGTGGTCGTGGCTGAGCTGTCACTCACCTGTCCCTGTGCACGTTTGCAGTGACGGAAGTTGTTGGTCCGAAGTACCGGAGGACGGTGGGCATCCTCTACCAGACGGCTTTCTCCGTTGGGCTCCTGGTCTTTGATGCCATCGCTTACGCCATCCCGCACTGGCGGTGGCTGCAGCTCACTGTCACCCTGCCGAGCTGCTTCTTCCTGCTCTACTACTGGTAAACGGGCTTCGTTGTACCTCTGCCCACGACCCAaaaaccagctgcttctgcctcccAGGGCTTGATACTGAGGGAGATTTGGCTCTGCTTTTTGGTCGTGTGTGCCTCTTAGCGCAAAGAGGAGGTACACagcaaaaaagagagaaataggaCCCCTCAGTAGCTGAGACTTCGTTGCATCTTAGCCTGTGCGCCGCACCTGACTTCTGCTTAAAAGAAAGTCCACTTTGAAAAACACTGGGGAGAGTGGTTTAATATCATATATTATCTTCATTAAGCAtttcataaaggaaaagaaatgccttGACATAATTTAGTGGATCCTACACTGAAAAGATGGTTATTGAAAGATTGTGGAATGCTAACATAACTGTAACAGGTTGTTTACATgttcttttaaggaaaaaacattgcAGCTTTTTGTGGTCCAACCAAAAGAAGGCATATAGGTTCACCTTTATTTTGaattctctcctctctttttgattgatatttttcagtttgagaaaTTGTCCAGATAGGTCGAGAGGTTAGGAATAGTAGAAAGAGATATGttgtcctcctttttttcatatttgtgaaTTGGTAAGCCAGTTCTAGCTTGTTTACTACATCACATCTCAAGCTGTGATGGCACAACTGGAAAATGACTCCCTAAGAGGAGCCAGTTTGTGGTGAACAGGCTGAATAAAATGATAGCACTACTCTCACTCAAAGCCCTTCCCTGATTTATCTTTAGTAAACTCATCTCTGACTAAAGCCACTACCACAACTGCTACTCTTCCCATTTCAGCAGTGGGATATATTACTTTTCCTGACGGCGGGGGGAGAGAACACACActcccccccagcctcccccccaaaaaagactaaagaaaaaaatcctgcccGCCTCTATTCAACCAAAGCCCTCTCTCCACAGTCGCCTTATATGGGAGCGCTATGTGAGCTTTATATTTTGGTATATAATATCATTCACTTGTATTGTAGGTGCCTCCCAGAGTCTCCCAGGTGGCTGATCTCTCaaggaaaaaatgacaaagcTATGAAAATTGTCAGTCATATggctaaaaaaaatcagaaaaagatgcCTTCCCATTTTCAGGTGagctcaggggtttttttatgcatGTAAGCAAGCATCATCATAGTCCCTTCTATCAGTTCTTCCCAGTAGAAACTTACTGTACTTTGTACTGGCTCTTCTGCAGGAGATCAAATTTGAAGAGGAAGATGGCGGAAAGCAGAGTCCTTCACTCATCGACCTTGTCAGGACACcacagatgagaaaaaacacattaattttgaTGTACAACTGGTAAGAAGATGATGTTGGAGAGCTGTTTTTGGAGCTCTGGTTATGAAGGCTCCAGCAGGACACAGACCTCGGTCCTCTGACTAACGAAGCTGGGATGCTCTTCTCTGCCCAGGTTCACAAGCTCCGTCCTCTACCAGGGGCTCATCATGCACATGGGAATAGCCGCTGGGAACATGTACCTGGATTTCCTCTATTCTGCGCTTGTCGAGTTCCCAGCTGCCTTCATCATCATCGTCACCATCGACCGCATCGGGCGGCGCTACCCCTGGGCTGCTGCAAACCTGGTGGCTGGGGCCGCCTGCCTTGTCACAGCCCTGATCCCAGAGGGTGAGTCACCTGCGGGAGGCTGTGGTGGCTTCCCAACCTGGCGTCGCCCCCTGGGGTCAGCAcccacctctccctccctgttACCGAGGTCCAGCCCCAAAGGTGCGCGAACCCACGCCTGCCATTGAGTGGCCCCCCCCATTTTTAGCAGTGCTCCTGCCGCTGCAGAAGCGAAATGGGGTTGCTGTGCAGCACTGCTGATGACAAATCTCAAAGCACCTGGGTCCCCTGTGCCGCTTTGGGAGGGTCCCTGTGCCACAGCTCACGCGTTGCTGGCTGTTCCCATTCCCTCACACAGGTGAAGTAAGGCCCCTTAAAAACATCAAGTGATATGGGATCAGAGGTCCCCCCTAAAATAACACTGGTGTATTAACTGACTCCTGCTAAATGGCTGGGATACTCTTAAACGGgttgaatgcatttttctctgcagacatACATTGGCTAAAAGTGATTGCTGCCTGTATCGGGAGAATGGGGATCACGATGGCTTTTGAAATGGTTTGCTTTGTAAACACTGAACTGTATCCAACATACATCAGGTAGGTACATCCTCCTCCCCATTGGTGTTTGGCCTTGAAACAAATAGTTGAGGCCAACGCGTATGTTACGTTTTACGCTAAACTAAGTTATACTCAGATGCTTCAGAACTACACAGGTACTGCTGAACATGAAGTGCGTGGAGCATaagtaaaatgctttaaaaagttgATTCATGAAAACAACAGATGTACTTTAAGGCAGATGAAAACTCATGTGACtgaaataaagggaaaagtGGAGTCAACCAGGGTGGATGAGAGTTCTGAAGTACCATACCCATGTAGTGCTTGGATTTGTGTCTTGTTTGAatcaaaagaacatttaaatggATCTGTCCAGAGTGGAGTCTGCTATGGAGAATGTGTGTTAACTCAAGCCCTTCACCTGAGGACtggatttttggttttccctATTTGTAAGTGGGCTGTGTGCACTGCAGAAATCTAAAGCTTGGGGTTAATTCTTATTCAAAATTTCCTCTTTCTACCCAGTGACTGTAAGCCATTGCCTGCAGAGATGTATAAACAACTTCTGAATGTGCTCACCAGTGCAAAACTAGGCCTTTGCAAACTATTTTGGCATTTTGTGGTCTGCTGAGCTGCATGCCGTGTGCAAGGGTCAGAACTGTGATCCATGCCCTTCCGTCAGCAGTACTGTGATGCTAACATGATCCCTTTGCTGTTGAACCAGGAACCTCGGGGTGATGGTCTGCTCTTCCTTGTGTGATGTTGGGGGAGTCATCGTCCCGTTCATTGTCTACAGACTGGTGGAAGTCTGGCACGATCTGCCACTGATAGTCTTCGGTAAGTGCCACCTTACCTCCTTGCCGGCcgctcctgggctgcagcagtggGGCCCAGGATtcaaagggagggaaaagaaactaAGGCAGTTGCCCCAAATTCAGCAGAAGCCCCTTCCCATCTACAAAAGCCATAGCCTTCAC is a window encoding:
- the LOC104637355 gene encoding solute carrier family 22 member 2 isoform X2, which produces MPTLDDILENVGEFDRFQKQTFFVLCLLSAAFTPVYVGVVFFGFIPEHRCFSPGVAELSQRCGWSLEEQLNRTVPEWGGHGASFGSRCRRYEVDWNATGVSCTDPLGSLVGNGSTVPLGPCQDGWVYDSPGTSLVTEFNLVCEDSWKLDLFQASVNAGFFIGSINIGYIADRFGRKFCLLNTILANVVCGILLVFVPTYLWIVILRFLQGLVSKGCWTAGYILVTEVVGPKYRRTVGILYQTAFSVGLLVFDAIAYAIPHWRWLQLTVTLPSCFFLLYYWCLPESPRWLISQGKNDKAMKIVSHMAKKNQKKMPSHFQEIKFEEEDGGKQSPSLIDLVRTPQMRKNTLILMYNWFTSSVLYQGLIMHMGIAAGNMYLDFLYSALVEFPAAFIIIVTIDRIGRRYPWAAANLVAGAACLVTALIPEDIHWLKVIAACIGRMGITMAFEMVCFVNTELYPTYIRTTQVLLNMKCVEHK